Proteins found in one Zea mays cultivar B73 chromosome 1, Zm-B73-REFERENCE-NAM-5.0, whole genome shotgun sequence genomic segment:
- the LOC100037826 gene encoding rolled leaf 2 isoform X2: MAAAVAMRGGSSDSGGFDKVPGMDSGKYVRYTPEQVEVLERLYIDCPKPSSSRRQQLLRECPILSNIEPKQIKVWFQNRRCRDKQRKESSRLQAVNRKLTAMNKLLMEENERLQKQVSQLVHENAHMRQQLQNTSLANDTSCESNVTAPPNAIRDASNPSGLLAIAEETFTEFLSKATGTAIDWVQMPGMKPGPDSVGIVAISHGCRGVAARACGLVNLEPTKVIEILKDRPSWFRDCRSLEVFTMFPAGNGGTIELIYMQMYAPTTLVPARDFWTLRYTTTMEDGSLVVCERSLTGSGGGPNAASAQQFVRAEMLPSGYLVRPCEGGGSIVHIVDHLDLEAWSVPEVLRPLYESSRVVAQKMTTVALRHLRQIAQETSGEVVYALGRQPAVLRTFSQRLSRGFNDAISGFNDDGWSVMGGDGIEDVVVACNSTKKIRNNSNAGITFGAPGGIICAKASMLLQSVPPAVLVRFLREHRSEWADYNIDAYLASSLKTSACSLPGLRPMRFSGGQMIMPLAHTVENEEILEVVRLEGQPLTHDEALLSRDIHLLQLCTGIDEKSVGSSFQLVFAPIDEHFPDDAPLISSGFRVIPLDMKTDGVSSGRTLDLASSLDVGSAAPQASGDAPPDDCNLRSVLTIAFQFPYEMHLQDSVATMARQYVRSVVSAVQRVSMAISPSQSGLNAGQRMLSGFPEAATLARWVCQSYHYHLGVELLNQSDEAGEALLKMLWHHPDAVLCCSFKEKPMFTFANKAGLDMLETSLIALQDLTLDKIFDESGRKAIFSDISKLMEQGYAYLPSGVCMSGMGRHVSFDQAVAWKVLGEDSSVHCLAFCFVNWSFV, translated from the exons GTGCCGCGATAAGCAGCGGAAGGAGTCTTCGCGGCTTCAGGCTGTCAACAGAAAGCTGACGGCAATGAACAAGCTTCTTATGGAAGAGAATGAGCGTCTTCAGAAGCAAGTCTCTCAGTTGGTTCATGAAAATGCGCACATgcggcagcagctgcagaac ACTTCATTGGCCAATGATACAAGCTGTGAATCAAATGTCACTGCCCCTCCAAACGCTATAAGGGATGCAAGTAACCCTTCTGG ACTCCTTGCGATTGCGGAGGAGACCTTCACAGAGTTCCTCTCAAAGGCTACTGGGACAGCTATTGATTGGGTCCAGATGCCTGGGATGAAG CCTGGTCCGGATTCGGTTGGTATTGTGGCCATTTCGCATGGTTGCCGTGGCGTTGCTGCCCGCGCCTGTGGTTTGGTGAATCTAGAACCAACAAAA GTCATAGAAATCTTGAAAGATCGTCCCTCTTGGTTCCGTGATTGTCGAAGTCTGGAAGTGTTTACAATGTTTCCAGCTGGAAATGGGGGAACAATTGAACTTATCTACATGCAG ATGTACGCCCCAACAACTTTAGTTCCTGCACGTGACTTTTGGACGTTGCGATACACGACAACAATGGAAGATGGCAGCCTTGTG GTCTGTGAGAGATCCTTGACTGGTTCTGGAGGCGGTCCAAATGCAGCTTCTGCACAGCAATTTGTTAGGGCTGAGATGCTTCCAAGTGGGTATTTAGTGCGCCCATGCGAAGGTGGAGGTTCGATTGTGCATATAGTGGACCATCTAGATCTCGAG GCATGGAGTGTTCCTGAAGTGCTTCGACCACTATATGAGTCTTCTAGAGTAGTTGCTCAGAAAATGACTACTGTG GCACTGCGCCACCTTAGACAAATTGCTCAAGAAACAAGTGGAGAAGTAGTGTATGCCTTGGGAAGGCAACCTGCAGTTCTACGGACCTTTAGTCAAAGACTAAGCAG GGGGTTTAATGATGCCATTAGTGGTTTCAACGATGATGGTTGGTCTGTAATGGGGGGAGATGGCATTGAAGACGTTGTTGTTGCTTGCAACTCAACCAAGAAAATTAGGAATAATAGCAATGCTGGGATTACATTTGGAGCGCCTGGAGGCATTATTTGTGCGAAGGCATCCATGTTACTGCAG AGCGTCCCACCGGCAGTACTGGTCCGATTTCTGAGGGAGCATAGATCTGAATGGGCTGATTACAATATTGATGCGTATTTGGCTTCATCACTGAAGACCAGTGCGTGCTCACTTCCTGGGTTGCGACCCATGAGATTTTCTGGGGGGCAGATGATCATGCCACTTGCTCACACAGTGGAGAACGAGGAG ATTCTTGAAGTTGTCCGCCTTGAAGGACAACCTCTTACTCATGATGAAGCCCTTCTTTCAAGGGACATCCACCTTCTCCAG CTTTGCACTGGAATAGATGAGAAATCTGTGGGTTCCTCCTTCCAGCTTGTGTTTGCACCAATTGATGAGCATTTTCCGGATGATGCTCCATTGATTTCCTCTGGCTTTCGTGTCATACCACTTGATATGAAAACA GATGGTGTATCCTCTGGTAGGACGCTAGATTTGGCATCTAGTCTTGATGTGGGTTCTGCTGCACCCCAAGCCTCAGGGGATGCACCTCCAGATGACTGTAATTTGAGATCTGTGCTGACAATCGCCTTTCAATTCCCTTATGAGATGCACCTTCAGGACAGTGTTGCTACTATGGCCCGTCAATATGTGCGTAGTGTTGTTTCTGCTGTGCAAAGGGTGTCGATGGCTATATCTCCCTCCCAATCTGGTCTAAATGCTGGGCAGAGGATGCTTTCTGGCTTCCCTGAAGCTGCCACACTTGCTAGATGGGTTTGCCAGAGTTATCA CTACCATCTAGGTGTGGAATTACTCAATCAATCAGATGAAGCTGGTGAAGCATTGTTGAAAATGCTCTGGCATCATCCAGATGCTGTTCTGTGCTGCTCTTTTAAG GAGAAACCTATGTTTACGTTTGCAAACAAGGCAGGGCTCGACATGTTAGAAACATCTCTTATTGCGCTGCAAGACCTGACGCTAGACAAGATCTTCGACGAGTCAGGAAGGAAAGCAATATTCTCAGATATCTCAAAACTAATGGAACAG GGCTACGCGTACCTGCCGTCGGGCGTGTGCATGTCAGGAATGGGTCGGCATGTCTCATTCGACCAAGCTGTAGCGTGGAAGGTGCTCGGCGAGGACAGCAGCGTCCACTGCCTGGCGTTCTGCTTCGTCAACTGGTCCTTCGTTTGA
- the LOC100037826 gene encoding rolled leaf 2 (The RefSeq protein has 1 substitution compared to this genomic sequence), whose protein sequence is MAAAVAMRGGSSDSGGFDKVPGMDSGKYVRYTPEQVEVLERLYIDCPKPSSSRRQQLLRECPILSNIEPKQIKVWFQNRRCRDKQRKESSRLQAVNRRLTAMNKLLMEENERLQKQVSQLVHENAHMRQQLQNTSLANDTSCESNVTAPPNAIRDASNPSGLLAIAEETFTEFLSKATGTAIDWVQMPGMKPGPDSVGIVAISHGCRGVAARACGLVNLEPTKVIEILKDRPSWFRDCRSLEVFTMFPAGNGGTIELIYMQMYAPTTLVPARDFWTLRYTTTMEDGSLVVCERSLTGSGGGPNAASAQQFVRAEMLPSGYLVRPCEGGGSIVHIVDHLDLEAWSVPEVLRPLYESSRVVAQKMTTVALRHLRQIAQETSGEVVYALGRQPAVLRTFSQRLSRGFNDAISGFNDDGWSVMGGDGIEDVVVACNSTKKIRNNSNAGITFGAPGGIICAKASMLLQSVPPAVLVRFLREHRSEWADYNIDAYLASSLKTSACSLPGLRPMRFSGGQMIMPLAHTVENEEILEVVRLEGQPLTHDEALLSRDIHLLQLCTGIDEKSVGSSFQLVFAPIDEHFPDDAPLISSGFRVIPLDMKTDGVSSGRTLDLASSLDVGSAAPQASGDAPPDDCNLRSVLTIAFQFPYEMHLQDSVATMARQYVRSVVSAVQRVSMAISPSQSGLNAGQRMLSGFPEAATLARWVCQSYHYHLGVELLNQSDEAGEALLKMLWHHPDAVLCCSFKEKPMFTFANKAGLDMLETSLIALQDLTLDKIFDESGRKAIFSDISKLMEQGYAYLPSGVCMSGMGRHVSFDQAVAWKVLGEDSSVHCLAFCFVNWSFV, encoded by the exons GTGCCGCGATAAGCAGCGGAAGGAGTCTTCGCGGCTTCAGGCTGTCAACAGAAAGCTGACGGCAATGAACAAGCTTCTTATGGAAGAGAATGAGCGTCTTCAGAAGCAAGTCTCTCAGTTGGTTCATGAAAATGCGCACATgcggcagcagctgcagaac ACTTCATTGGCCAATGATACAAGCTGTGAATCAAATGTCACTGCCCCTCCAAACGCTATAAGGGATGCAAGTAACCCTTCTGG ACTCCTTGCGATTGCGGAGGAGACCTTCACAGAGTTCCTCTCAAAGGCTACTGGGACAGCTATTGATTGGGTCCAGATGCCTGGGATGAAG CCTGGTCCGGATTCGGTTGGTATTGTGGCCATTTCGCATGGTTGCCGTGGCGTTGCTGCCCGCGCCTGTGGTTTGGTGAATCTAGAACCAACAAAA GTCATAGAAATCTTGAAAGATCGTCCCTCTTGGTTCCGTGATTGTCGAAGTCTGGAAGTGTTTACAATGTTTCCAGCTGGAAATGGGGGAACAATTGAACTTATCTACATGCAG ATGTACGCCCCAACAACTTTAGTTCCTGCACGTGACTTTTGGACGTTGCGATACACGACAACAATGGAAGATGGCAGCCTTGTG GTCTGTGAGAGATCCTTGACTGGTTCTGGAGGCGGTCCAAATGCAGCTTCTGCACAGCAATTTGTTAGGGCTGAGATGCTTCCAAGTGGGTATTTAGTGCGCCCATGCGAAGGTGGAGGTTCGATTGTGCATATAGTGGACCATCTAGATCTCGAG GCATGGAGTGTTCCTGAAGTGCTTCGACCACTATATGAGTCTTCTAGAGTAGTTGCTCAGAAAATGACTACTGTG GCACTGCGCCACCTTAGACAAATTGCTCAAGAAACAAGTGGAGAAGTAGTGTATGCCTTGGGAAGGCAACCTGCAGTTCTACGGACCTTTAGTCAAAGACTAAGCAG GGGGTTTAATGATGCCATTAGTGGTTTCAACGATGATGGTTGGTCTGTAATGGGGGGAGATGGCATTGAAGACGTTGTTGTTGCTTGCAACTCAACCAAGAAAATTAGGAATAATAGCAATGCTGGGATTACATTTGGAGCGCCTGGAGGCATTATTTGTGCGAAGGCATCCATGTTACTGCAG AGCGTCCCACCGGCAGTACTGGTCCGATTTCTGAGGGAGCATAGATCTGAATGGGCTGATTACAATATTGATGCGTATTTGGCTTCATCACTGAAGACCAGTGCGTGCTCACTTCCTGGGTTGCGACCCATGAGATTTTCTGGGGGGCAGATGATCATGCCACTTGCTCACACAGTGGAGAACGAGGAG ATTCTTGAAGTTGTCCGCCTTGAAGGACAACCTCTTACTCATGATGAAGCCCTTCTTTCAAGGGACATCCACCTTCTCCAG CTTTGCACTGGAATAGATGAGAAATCTGTGGGTTCCTCCTTCCAGCTTGTGTTTGCACCAATTGATGAGCATTTTCCGGATGATGCTCCATTGATTTCCTCTGGCTTTCGTGTCATACCACTTGATATGAAAACA GATGGTGTATCCTCTGGTAGGACGCTAGATTTGGCATCTAGTCTTGATGTGGGTTCTGCTGCACCCCAAGCCTCAGGGGATGCACCTCCAGATGACTGTAATTTGAGATCTGTGCTGACAATCGCCTTTCAATTCCCTTATGAGATGCACCTTCAGGACAGTGTTGCTACTATGGCCCGTCAATATGTGCGTAGTGTTGTTTCTGCTGTGCAAAGGGTGTCGATGGCTATATCTCCCTCCCAATCTGGTCTAAATGCTGGGCAGAGGATGCTTTCTGGCTTCCCTGAAGCTGCCACACTTGCTAGATGGGTTTGCCAGAGTTATCA CTACCATCTAGGTGTGGAATTACTCAATCAATCAGATGAAGCTGGTGAAGCATTGTTGAAAATGCTCTGGCATCATCCAGATGCTGTTCTGTGCTGCTCTTTTAAG GAGAAACCTATGTTTACGTTTGCAAACAAGGCAGGGCTCGACATGTTAGAAACATCTCTTATTGCGCTGCAAGACCTGACGCTAGACAAGATCTTCGACGAGTCAGGAAGGAAAGCAATATTCTCAGATATCTCAAAACTAATGGAACAG GGCTACGCGTACCTGCCGTCGGGCGTGTGCATGTCAGGAATGGGTCGGCATGTCTCATTCGACCAAGCTGTAGCGTGGAAGGTGCTCGGCGAGGACAGCAGCGTCCACTGCCTGGCGTTCTGCTTCGTCAACTGGTCCTTCGTTTGA
- the LOC100037826 gene encoding rolled leaf 2 isoform X1: MAAAVAMRGGSSDSGGFDKVPGMDSGKYVRYTPEQVEVLERLYIDCPKPSSSRRQQLLRECPILSNIEPKQIKVWFQNRRCRDKQRKESSRLQAVNRKLTAMNKLLMEENERLQKQVSQLVHENAHMRQQLQNTSLANDTSCESNVTAPPNAIRDASNPSGLLAIAEETFTEFLSKATGTAIDWVQMPGMKPGPDSVGIVAISHGCRGVAARACGLVNLEPTKVIEILKDRPSWFRDCRSLEVFTMFPAGNGGTIELIYMQMYAPTTLVPARDFWTLRYTTTMEDGSLVVCERSLTGSGGGPNAASAQQFVRAEMLPSGYLVRPCEGGGSIVHIVDHLDLEAWSVPEVLRPLYESSRVVAQKMTTVALRHLRQIAQETSGEVVYALGRQPAVLRTFSQRLSRGFNDAISGFNDDGWSVMGGDGIEDVVVACNSTKKIRNNSNAGITFGAPGGIICAKASMLLQSVPPAVLVRFLREHRSEWADYNIDAYLASSLKTSACSLPGLRPMRFSGGQMIMPLAHTVENEEILEVVRLEGQPLTHDEALLSRDIHLLQLCTGIDEKSVGSSFQLVFAPIDEHFPDDAPLISSGFRVIPLDMKTDGVSSGRTLDLASSLDVGSAAPQASGDAPPDDCNLRSVLTIAFQFPYEMHLQDSVATMARQYVRSVVSAVQRVSMAISPSQSGLNAGQRMLSGFPEAATLARWVCQSYHYHLGVELLNQSDEAGEALLKMLWHHPDAVLCCSFKVPEELYSSPQYSNLLKQRQIPLTRETYVYVCKQGRARHVRNISYCAARPDARQDLRRVRKESNILRYLKTNGTGLRVPAVGRVHVRNGSACLIRPSCSVEGARRGQQRPLPGVLLRQLVLRLTRHPMACVMSRPIFLYGDPNMGKPSAVTEGFMLHALVVRLESSVFMKKLDTAQSLVPLTFDCLPGNRLFVYLTGQPKRCLFHSDVTC, translated from the exons GTGCCGCGATAAGCAGCGGAAGGAGTCTTCGCGGCTTCAGGCTGTCAACAGAAAGCTGACGGCAATGAACAAGCTTCTTATGGAAGAGAATGAGCGTCTTCAGAAGCAAGTCTCTCAGTTGGTTCATGAAAATGCGCACATgcggcagcagctgcagaac ACTTCATTGGCCAATGATACAAGCTGTGAATCAAATGTCACTGCCCCTCCAAACGCTATAAGGGATGCAAGTAACCCTTCTGG ACTCCTTGCGATTGCGGAGGAGACCTTCACAGAGTTCCTCTCAAAGGCTACTGGGACAGCTATTGATTGGGTCCAGATGCCTGGGATGAAG CCTGGTCCGGATTCGGTTGGTATTGTGGCCATTTCGCATGGTTGCCGTGGCGTTGCTGCCCGCGCCTGTGGTTTGGTGAATCTAGAACCAACAAAA GTCATAGAAATCTTGAAAGATCGTCCCTCTTGGTTCCGTGATTGTCGAAGTCTGGAAGTGTTTACAATGTTTCCAGCTGGAAATGGGGGAACAATTGAACTTATCTACATGCAG ATGTACGCCCCAACAACTTTAGTTCCTGCACGTGACTTTTGGACGTTGCGATACACGACAACAATGGAAGATGGCAGCCTTGTG GTCTGTGAGAGATCCTTGACTGGTTCTGGAGGCGGTCCAAATGCAGCTTCTGCACAGCAATTTGTTAGGGCTGAGATGCTTCCAAGTGGGTATTTAGTGCGCCCATGCGAAGGTGGAGGTTCGATTGTGCATATAGTGGACCATCTAGATCTCGAG GCATGGAGTGTTCCTGAAGTGCTTCGACCACTATATGAGTCTTCTAGAGTAGTTGCTCAGAAAATGACTACTGTG GCACTGCGCCACCTTAGACAAATTGCTCAAGAAACAAGTGGAGAAGTAGTGTATGCCTTGGGAAGGCAACCTGCAGTTCTACGGACCTTTAGTCAAAGACTAAGCAG GGGGTTTAATGATGCCATTAGTGGTTTCAACGATGATGGTTGGTCTGTAATGGGGGGAGATGGCATTGAAGACGTTGTTGTTGCTTGCAACTCAACCAAGAAAATTAGGAATAATAGCAATGCTGGGATTACATTTGGAGCGCCTGGAGGCATTATTTGTGCGAAGGCATCCATGTTACTGCAG AGCGTCCCACCGGCAGTACTGGTCCGATTTCTGAGGGAGCATAGATCTGAATGGGCTGATTACAATATTGATGCGTATTTGGCTTCATCACTGAAGACCAGTGCGTGCTCACTTCCTGGGTTGCGACCCATGAGATTTTCTGGGGGGCAGATGATCATGCCACTTGCTCACACAGTGGAGAACGAGGAG ATTCTTGAAGTTGTCCGCCTTGAAGGACAACCTCTTACTCATGATGAAGCCCTTCTTTCAAGGGACATCCACCTTCTCCAG CTTTGCACTGGAATAGATGAGAAATCTGTGGGTTCCTCCTTCCAGCTTGTGTTTGCACCAATTGATGAGCATTTTCCGGATGATGCTCCATTGATTTCCTCTGGCTTTCGTGTCATACCACTTGATATGAAAACA GATGGTGTATCCTCTGGTAGGACGCTAGATTTGGCATCTAGTCTTGATGTGGGTTCTGCTGCACCCCAAGCCTCAGGGGATGCACCTCCAGATGACTGTAATTTGAGATCTGTGCTGACAATCGCCTTTCAATTCCCTTATGAGATGCACCTTCAGGACAGTGTTGCTACTATGGCCCGTCAATATGTGCGTAGTGTTGTTTCTGCTGTGCAAAGGGTGTCGATGGCTATATCTCCCTCCCAATCTGGTCTAAATGCTGGGCAGAGGATGCTTTCTGGCTTCCCTGAAGCTGCCACACTTGCTAGATGGGTTTGCCAGAGTTATCA CTACCATCTAGGTGTGGAATTACTCAATCAATCAGATGAAGCTGGTGAAGCATTGTTGAAAATGCTCTGGCATCATCCAGATGCTGTTCTGTGCTGCTCTTTTAAGGTACCAGAAGAGTTGTACTCAAGTCCGCAATATTCCAATCTTCTAAAGCAGAGGCAGATCCCTTTGACAA GAGAAACCTATGTTTACGTTTGCAAACAAGGCAGGGCTCGACATGTTAGAAACATCTCTTATTGCGCTGCAAGACCTGACGCTAGACAAGATCTTCGACGAGTCAGGAAGGAAAGCAATATTCTCAGATATCTCAAAACTAATGGAACAG GGCTACGCGTACCTGCCGTCGGGCGTGTGCATGTCAGGAATGGGTCGGCATGTCTCATTCGACCAAGCTGTAGCGTGGAAGGTGCTCGGCGAGGACAGCAGCGTCCACTGCCTGGCGTTCTGCTTCGTCAACTGGTCCTTCGTTTGACACGCCATCCCATGGCCTGTGTGATGAGCAGGCCAATTTTTTTGTATGGTGATCCCAATATGGGGAAACCATCAGCTGTGACAGAAGGCTTTATGTTGCATGCACTAGTTGTACGTCTTGAATCGAGTGTATTTATGAAGAAATTGGATACTGCGCAAAGTCTGGTGCCACTTACGTTTGACTGCCTGCCCGGCAACAGGCTGTTTGTCTATCTCACCGGCCAACCGAAACGATGCTTATTCCATTCAGATGTTACTTGCTGA
- the LOC100422791 gene encoding Basic transcription factor 3: MNVEKLKKMAGAVRTGGKGSMRRKKKAVHKTATTDDKRLQSTLKRIGVNTIPGIEEVNIFKDDIVIQFQNPKVQASIPANTWVVSGVPQTKSLQDLLPTIINQLGPDNLENLKRLAEHFQKQVPGAEASASAAAQDDDDVPELVPGETFEEAAEVKEVPEAEPEEKKES; encoded by the exons ATGAATGTGGAGAAGCTCAAGAAGATGGCGGGTGCTGTGCGCACTGGAGGAAAGGGCAGCATGCGCAG GAAGAAGAAGGCAGTCCACAAGACCGCAACCACCGATGACAAGCGGCTTCAGAGCACGTTGAAAAGAATTGGAGTGAACACTATTCCTGGTATTGAGGAGGTCAACATCTTCAAGGATGATATTGTTATCCAATTCCAGAACCCTAAAG TGCAAGCATCCATTCCTGCAAATACATGGGTAGTCAGTGGAGTACCCCAGACAAAAA GTCTACAAGACCTTCTGCCAACAATTATCAACCAACTGG GCCCTGATAACCTGGAGAACCTCAAGAGGCTTGCTGAGCATTTCCAGAAGCAGGTACCTGGTGCCGAAGCCAGCGCCAGTGCAGCTGCACAGGATGATGACGATGTCCCTGAGCTTGTCCCAGGAGAGACATTTGAGGAGGCTGCGGAGGTGAAGGAGGTGCCTGAAGCGGAaccggaagagaagaaagagtcgTAA